The Clostridium chauvoei genome has a window encoding:
- the bcp gene encoding thioredoxin-dependent thiol peroxidase, protein MLEVGKLAPDFTLMGSDGNEHKLSHYKGKKVILYFYPKDNTPGCTTEACDFRDHTNEIHDLNAIVIGISKDSLTSHNKFITKFNLPFILLSDEEKTVCALYDVIKEKNMFGKKVLGIERSTFIINEDGVLIKEFRKVKVKGHIEAVIDELRL, encoded by the coding sequence ATGTTAGAAGTAGGTAAACTAGCACCAGATTTCACTCTTATGGGATCTGACGGAAATGAACATAAGTTAAGTCATTATAAAGGTAAGAAGGTAATATTATATTTCTACCCAAAAGACAATACTCCTGGTTGTACAACCGAAGCTTGTGACTTTAGAGATCATACAAACGAAATACATGATCTAAACGCTATAGTTATTGGTATAAGTAAAGATTCTTTAACTTCTCATAATAAATTTATAACAAAATTTAATTTACCATTTATTTTATTAAGTGATGAAGAAAAAACTGTTTGTGCTCTTTATGATGTAATTAAAGAAAAAAATATGTTTGGAAAAAAAGTCTTAGGAATTGAAAGAAGTACTTTCATAATTAATGAAGATGGCGTTTTAATTAAAGAATTTAGAAAAGTTAAGGTTAAAGGACATATAGAAGCTGTAATTGACGAATTACGTTTATAA
- a CDS encoding uracil-DNA glycosylase — MKKILDNDWQELLEPEFQKDYYQNLRKFLISEYNTKTIYPTMYDIFNALKFTPYKDVKVVIIGQDPYHGPNQAHGLSFSVNKGVRIPPSLLNIYKELHSDLGCYIPNNGYLKKWADQGILLLNTVLTVRDHEANSHKNMGWEIFTDKIISLLNEKDTPIVFILWGNPAIKKSSLITNKIHYILTSPHPSPLSASRGFFGNKHFSKTNEILKDIGKEPIDWQIDNV, encoded by the coding sequence ATGAAGAAAATTTTAGATAATGACTGGCAAGAACTATTAGAGCCTGAATTTCAAAAGGATTATTATCAAAATTTAAGAAAGTTCCTAATTTCTGAATATAATACAAAAACTATATATCCTACTATGTATGATATATTTAATGCTTTAAAATTTACTCCTTATAAAGATGTTAAGGTAGTTATTATTGGCCAAGATCCTTATCATGGTCCAAATCAAGCTCACGGACTTAGCTTTTCCGTTAATAAAGGAGTCAGGATTCCCCCTTCTTTATTAAATATTTATAAAGAGCTTCATTCTGATTTAGGGTGCTATATACCTAACAATGGATATTTAAAGAAATGGGCTGATCAAGGTATATTACTATTAAATACGGTATTAACTGTAAGAGATCATGAGGCTAATTCTCATAAAAATATGGGTTGGGAGATTTTCACTGATAAAATTATAAGTTTACTTAATGAAAAAGATACTCCTATAGTTTTTATACTTTGGGGAAATCCTGCGATTAAAAAATCCTCATTAATAACTAATAAAATTCATTACATACTTACTTCTCCACACCCAAGTCCATTATCAGCCTCAAGAGGCTTCTTTGGAAATAAGCATTTTTCTAAAACAAATGAAATTTTAAAGGATATAGGAAAAGAACCTATAGATTGGCAAATAGATAATGTTTAA
- a CDS encoding CPBP family intramembrane glutamic endopeptidase yields the protein MKKVYKANLYFLIILLLEIFMPKILLPIYDILGVTDLRIALTMNHIIFFLIPAVIYIIVTKSSVKETLKLNKLYLKDALLVILLAFLCQPIMSFFSIVTSFFFNNNIGAFITQINSTPYLIMLSLVALLPAITEEVTIRGIVLSGYEHKNKYLAAMITGLFFGILHLDPQQFLYATVLGFILALVVRITNSIFAESIIHFIINGTSVTMSKLINTIPQSTEIMNGTMDLSLRSLPFNDKLIMFVVYGVIAIIFSTFVYLILKKLEELNINRGILKEEIKSDVIR from the coding sequence ATGAAAAAAGTTTATAAAGCCAATTTATATTTTCTAATAATTTTATTATTAGAGATATTTATGCCAAAAATTTTACTACCTATCTATGATATATTAGGTGTTACAGATTTAAGAATTGCTTTAACGATGAATCATATTATATTCTTTTTAATTCCAGCAGTAATATATATAATAGTAACTAAATCATCAGTAAAAGAAACATTAAAATTAAATAAGTTGTATTTAAAAGATGCATTGCTAGTAATATTATTAGCATTTTTATGTCAACCAATAATGAGTTTTTTCTCTATAGTAACATCATTTTTCTTTAATAATAATATCGGAGCTTTTATAACACAAATAAATTCTACACCATATTTAATTATGTTATCATTAGTTGCATTGTTACCTGCCATTACAGAAGAAGTTACAATAAGAGGGATAGTCTTATCAGGATATGAACATAAAAATAAATATCTAGCTGCAATGATAACAGGATTATTTTTTGGAATTTTACATTTAGATCCACAACAATTTTTATATGCAACAGTATTAGGATTTATTTTAGCTTTAGTAGTAAGAATAACTAATAGTATATTTGCAGAATCAATTATACATTTTATAATTAATGGAACTTCTGTAACTATGTCTAAATTGATAAATACTATTCCACAATCAACAGAGATAATGAATGGAACAATGGATTTATCATTAAGAAGTTTACCATTTAATGATAAGTTAATTATGTTTGTAGTATATGGAGTGATAGCAATAATATTTTCAACTTTTGTATATCTAATATTAAAGAAGTTAGAAGAACTTAATATTAATAGAGGGATATTAAAAGAAGAAATAAAGTCAGATGTGATAAGATAA
- the fusA gene encoding elongation factor G — MKDYTINNLRNVGLIGHIGSGKTSLAEALLFYSGSSDRLGKVEDGTTIMDFDQEEKKRQISISVSLAPVIFKDTKINLVDIPGYFDFYGELIQGMRAVDVATIVVCGASGVQVGTEKAWEYCNKIKLPRTFFINKLDRENSNFDKTLSELKDKFGMSVVPIQYPIGKEDDFKGVINIISKKARIYNEKTHKMEITDIPSDLLDKVEECKQMIMEAVAETDEELLDKYFGEGELSDEEIYSGLIKGCADGEIAPIMCGSATKLIGMDSILEDIVECFPSPEYAIHQKAIDLQNDEEVFVNLTEDKPFSALVFKTIADPFVGKISLFRVIIGELSNEVSVINSNKNKVEKLSNIFFLRGKNQIQTNKVIAGDIAAVAKLQYTGTGDTLCDTNNRVMFDNMNFPTPVISMSVMPKAKGDEDKISYSLQKLLEEDPTFNMYRDTENAETIICGLGEAHLEVIASRLKNKFGAEVVLNIPKIPYRETIKGVSEVQGKHKKQSGGHGQYGDVKIKFEHRDDGGEELEFVDKVVGGAVPRNFIPAVEKGLKDCIEKGILAGYPVIGLRATLYDGSYHPVDSSEMAFKMATSIAYKKGLEMAKPILLEPIMHIEVIVPDEYMGDVIGDINKKRGRVLGMELEGNLQKIIGEVPLSEMAKYATDLRSMTQARGTFTSTLERYEEVPAPEAKKIIEESQKI, encoded by the coding sequence ATGAAAGATTACACAATTAATAATTTAAGAAATGTTGGATTGATAGGACATATTGGATCAGGAAAAACTTCATTAGCTGAAGCATTATTATTTTATTCAGGAAGTAGTGATAGACTAGGTAAAGTTGAAGATGGAACTACTATTATGGATTTTGATCAAGAAGAAAAAAAGAGACAAATTTCAATATCAGTTTCTTTAGCTCCAGTTATATTTAAAGATACTAAGATTAATTTAGTTGATATTCCAGGGTATTTTGATTTTTATGGAGAACTGATTCAAGGTATGAGAGCTGTTGATGTTGCTACTATAGTTGTATGTGGAGCTTCAGGAGTACAAGTTGGTACTGAAAAAGCCTGGGAATATTGCAATAAGATTAAACTACCAAGAACATTTTTTATAAATAAGTTAGATAGAGAAAATTCAAACTTCGATAAAACATTAAGCGAACTAAAGGATAAGTTTGGCATGAGTGTAGTACCTATACAATATCCTATAGGTAAAGAAGATGACTTTAAAGGTGTAATCAATATTATTTCAAAAAAGGCTAGAATATATAATGAAAAAACTCACAAAATGGAAATAACAGATATTCCATCAGATTTACTAGATAAAGTAGAAGAATGTAAGCAAATGATTATGGAGGCAGTAGCAGAAACTGATGAAGAATTATTAGATAAATATTTTGGAGAAGGCGAACTTAGTGATGAGGAAATATATAGTGGACTAATCAAAGGATGTGCAGATGGAGAAATTGCACCTATAATGTGTGGAAGTGCTACTAAGCTTATAGGTATGGATTCTATTTTAGAAGATATAGTAGAATGTTTTCCATCACCAGAATATGCAATTCATCAAAAAGCAATTGACTTACAAAACGATGAAGAGGTTTTCGTAAATCTTACAGAAGATAAACCTTTTTCTGCATTAGTTTTTAAGACTATAGCAGATCCTTTTGTAGGTAAGATATCTTTATTTAGAGTAATTATAGGGGAACTTTCAAATGAAGTTTCTGTAATAAATAGTAATAAAAATAAAGTAGAAAAGTTATCTAATATATTCTTTTTAAGAGGTAAAAATCAAATACAAACTAATAAGGTAATAGCAGGAGATATAGCAGCAGTAGCAAAACTTCAATATACAGGAACAGGGGATACATTATGTGATACAAATAATAGAGTTATGTTTGATAATATGAATTTTCCTACACCAGTAATTTCTATGTCTGTAATGCCTAAAGCAAAAGGCGATGAAGATAAAATATCATATTCATTACAAAAATTATTAGAAGAAGATCCTACTTTTAATATGTATAGAGATACTGAAAATGCAGAAACAATAATTTGTGGTTTAGGAGAAGCTCATTTAGAAGTAATAGCTAGTAGATTAAAAAATAAATTTGGTGCTGAAGTTGTATTAAATATACCTAAAATACCATATAGAGAAACTATAAAAGGAGTTTCTGAAGTTCAAGGAAAACATAAAAAGCAATCAGGTGGACATGGACAATATGGAGATGTAAAAATAAAATTTGAGCATAGAGATGATGGTGGAGAAGAACTTGAATTTGTAGATAAAGTCGTTGGAGGAGCAGTTCCAAGAAACTTTATACCAGCAGTTGAAAAAGGCTTAAAAGATTGTATTGAAAAAGGTATTCTTGCAGGATATCCAGTTATTGGTTTAAGAGCAACATTATATGATGGCTCTTATCATCCTGTGGATTCTTCAGAAATGGCATTTAAAATGGCAACGTCAATAGCATATAAAAAAGGGTTAGAAATGGCAAAACCTATATTATTAGAACCTATTATGCATATAGAGGTAATAGTTCCTGATGAATATATGGGAGATGTTATTGGAGATATAAATAAAAAAAGAGGAAGGGTACTAGGAATGGAACTTGAGGGAAATCTTCAAAAGATAATAGGTGAAGTACCATTATCAGAAATGGCTAAATATGCTACAGATTTAAGATCAATGACTCAAGCAAGAGGAACATTTACAAGTACTTTAGAGAGATATGAAGAAGTACCCGCACCAGAAGCCAAAAAGATAATTGAAGAAAGTCAAAAAATATAG
- a CDS encoding LTA synthase family protein, with protein MKKEIAENFCKQSLINLVFFIILSIKTIIFMSLIWSYNGLSLKKFELNKELILAYMLMIIIIIVPSLYFKGKGALKYLITIDILYSILLVADIVYFRATRNFLGFRNIFFNELTDPAKAFKLKFILIDLIFLIDLPLAVLALKLKSIKVTRRFIVIPTVIIFISFITVYNVHQEVDILDNTKINFMDIQWNPAETTKNTLPLGFHVFEGINTFKKVTNKPNEQDFKKVDNWLKWNNENLPANEYKAMAEGKNVIFVQFESLENFVINKKVYGQEITPNINRLIKEGLYFSNIYEQNNGGNSVDCDFMVNTSVLPLGDSITFLTHPEGKYPSLPRILKKEGYDLSTAHVVSSSDYNWAENHVNALGFENVWDNSKFNIKEKVGGYYSDREYLEQYTEKLTELKEPFYSMVATASSHGPFETQDEFKYLNLPKELNENRLGEYFQSIHYTDVQIGMFVEKLEALGLLDNTVIVLYGDHGGVHKYYSSMIENAPLEGDFWKEDTEQIPFVIYSKGVKPNVVDKNGGQVDIMPTVLYLLGIDYENLMGRNLLNTNRNATIMNNREHNKVIKGEPQNEEERIRLEEAYDIGEIIIKNRYYEKRDFVE; from the coding sequence ATGAAAAAAGAAATAGCTGAAAATTTCTGTAAGCAAAGTCTAATAAATTTAGTGTTTTTTATTATTTTATCTATAAAGACAATTATATTTATGAGTCTAATATGGTCATATAACGGATTAAGTTTAAAAAAATTTGAGTTGAATAAAGAGTTAATACTAGCTTATATGTTAATGATAATAATTATTATAGTTCCTTCTTTATATTTTAAAGGAAAAGGAGCATTAAAATATTTAATTACAATAGATATTCTATATTCAATATTGTTAGTTGCAGATATAGTATATTTCAGAGCTACACGAAATTTTTTAGGATTTAGAAACATATTTTTTAACGAGCTTACAGATCCAGCTAAAGCATTTAAGCTTAAATTTATATTGATAGATTTAATATTTTTAATAGATTTACCATTAGCCGTATTAGCTTTAAAGTTAAAGTCTATAAAAGTAACAAGAAGGTTTATAGTTATTCCGACAGTAATAATATTTATAAGCTTCATAACAGTTTATAATGTGCATCAAGAAGTAGATATTTTAGATAATACTAAAATTAATTTTATGGATATACAATGGAATCCAGCTGAAACTACGAAAAATACCCTGCCTTTAGGATTCCATGTTTTTGAAGGAATAAATACTTTTAAGAAGGTTACAAACAAACCAAATGAACAGGATTTTAAAAAAGTTGATAATTGGCTTAAGTGGAATAATGAAAATTTACCTGCTAATGAATATAAAGCTATGGCAGAAGGTAAGAATGTTATATTTGTACAATTTGAGTCCTTAGAAAACTTTGTTATAAATAAGAAGGTATATGGACAAGAAATAACACCTAATATTAATAGGTTAATTAAAGAAGGATTATATTTTTCTAATATATATGAACAAAATAATGGGGGGAATAGTGTAGATTGTGACTTTATGGTAAATACTTCTGTATTGCCATTAGGAGATAGCATAACATTTTTAACACATCCAGAAGGGAAGTACCCATCTCTTCCTAGAATTTTAAAAAAAGAAGGATATGATTTAAGTACAGCTCATGTAGTTTCATCTTCAGACTATAATTGGGCAGAAAATCATGTTAATGCTTTAGGTTTTGAAAATGTATGGGACAATTCAAAGTTTAATATTAAAGAAAAAGTGGGAGGCTATTATTCTGATAGAGAATATTTAGAACAATATACAGAAAAGCTAACAGAATTAAAAGAACCGTTTTACTCAATGGTAGCAACTGCAAGTAGTCATGGACCTTTTGAAACACAAGATGAATTTAAGTATTTAAATTTACCAAAAGAATTAAATGAAAATAGATTAGGAGAATATTTTCAAAGTATTCATTATACAGATGTTCAAATAGGTATGTTTGTAGAAAAGCTAGAAGCTTTAGGATTACTAGATAATACAGTAATAGTTTTATATGGAGATCATGGTGGGGTTCATAAATATTATAGTAGTATGATAGAAAATGCACCTTTAGAAGGTGATTTTTGGAAGGAAGATACAGAACAAATACCATTTGTAATCTACTCAAAGGGAGTTAAACCCAATGTTGTTGATAAAAATGGAGGGCAGGTAGATATAATGCCAACAGTACTGTATTTACTTGGGATAGACTATGAAAATCTAATGGGAAGAAACCTTTTAAATACAAATAGAAATGCTACTATAATGAATAATAGAGAACATAATAAAGTAATAAAGGGTGAACCTCAAAATGAGGAAGAAAGAATTAGACTAGAAGAAGCTTATGATATAGGTGAGATTATAATAAAAAATAGATATTATGAAAAAAGAGATTTTGTAGAATAG
- a CDS encoding GtrA family protein, with translation MEKFLKFGLVGLINTLITMIVFNILRVFGVGILVANTIGYICGMANSYLWNNKWVFKANSKDISTIGKFIIVNVITMLINNGILIVLVNNLKLNATIAQALALIITTVINFIGNKIWTFNE, from the coding sequence ATGGAGAAGTTCTTAAAATTTGGATTAGTAGGATTAATAAATACCTTAATAACTATGATAGTTTTTAATATACTAAGAGTTTTTGGTGTTGGAATTCTAGTAGCAAACACTATAGGATATATATGCGGTATGGCAAATAGCTATTTATGGAATAACAAGTGGGTATTTAAAGCTAATAGTAAAGATATATCAACAATAGGCAAATTTATTATTGTTAATGTGATAACTATGCTTATAAATAATGGAATATTAATTGTGCTTGTAAATAACCTTAAGTTAAATGCAACTATAGCACAAGCTTTAGCTTTAATTATTACAACAGTTATAAACTTTATTGGAAATAAAATTTGGACATTTAATGAGTAA
- a CDS encoding glycosyltransferase family 39 protein, whose amino-acid sequence MDNFKKIFTSFVTNSLKIIMLVIVFGAIILGMKFTTSFNLALLLQVVFYVGSISIFYKLIKNKNFSNKNIILYVIGIGFIARLLWLLNANTVPVSDFKTMYNSALDVLNGNFNTLHGNGYIARFPHLTMMVLYFTFMMKVFPNALLAIKVVNILLSVVTIYLIYKICKEVFEKEEYALTGAFIAAIFPPMISYIGVFCTENIAIPFYLGSIYLFIRFIKRKNGLGILALSGILLSLGNLFRMVAAVTVIAFIMYIIIYYGGKVSQKIKASVTLIASFIIILVITSFTIKSFGITEFQLWKGSEPSATNIVKGLNIESGGRWNEEDAAIPELCDYDYEKMEKMSNEIIKERLTKTPPMKLFKFYVEKFGSQWRVGDMDGVFWTKLSLEDNEMIVDFSGKNIPTFQWFYIVIILLTYLGLFNKRRIKNEVINLFYIIFCGYGLSYLITENQSRYAYIVCWLFIIFAVSGIERIKTWRSS is encoded by the coding sequence ATGGATAATTTTAAAAAAATTTTTACTAGCTTTGTAACTAATTCGCTTAAAATTATAATGTTAGTAATTGTGTTTGGAGCAATAATCTTAGGAATGAAATTTACTACGTCCTTTAATCTAGCATTATTACTACAAGTAGTTTTTTATGTAGGAAGTATTTCTATATTTTATAAACTTATTAAAAATAAAAATTTCAGCAATAAAAATATAATTTTATATGTTATAGGGATTGGGTTTATAGCTAGATTATTATGGTTATTAAATGCTAATACTGTTCCAGTATCTGATTTTAAAACTATGTATAATTCAGCTTTAGATGTATTGAATGGTAATTTTAATACTTTACATGGAAATGGATATATAGCAAGATTTCCTCATTTAACAATGATGGTTTTATACTTTACATTTATGATGAAGGTATTTCCAAATGCATTACTAGCTATTAAAGTAGTAAATATACTATTATCAGTAGTAACAATATATTTGATTTATAAGATATGTAAAGAGGTTTTTGAAAAGGAAGAATATGCTTTAACAGGAGCTTTTATAGCGGCTATTTTTCCACCAATGATATCATATATAGGAGTATTCTGTACTGAGAATATAGCGATTCCATTTTACTTAGGAAGTATATATCTATTTATTAGATTTATTAAGAGAAAAAATGGGTTAGGGATTCTAGCCTTATCAGGTATATTACTATCATTAGGCAATCTATTTAGAATGGTTGCAGCGGTTACAGTTATAGCATTCATTATGTATATTATTATATATTATGGAGGCAAAGTTTCACAAAAAATAAAGGCTTCGGTAACTTTAATAGCATCATTTATAATTATTCTAGTTATTACGAGCTTTACTATAAAATCATTTGGTATAACAGAATTCCAGCTTTGGAAGGGAAGTGAACCATCAGCTACTAATATAGTAAAAGGACTTAACATAGAATCTGGTGGAAGATGGAATGAAGAAGATGCAGCAATTCCTGAATTATGTGATTATGACTATGAAAAGATGGAAAAAATGTCAAATGAGATTATAAAAGAAAGATTAACAAAAACTCCTCCAATGAAACTATTTAAGTTTTATGTTGAGAAGTTTGGTTCTCAATGGCGTGTAGGAGATATGGATGGTGTTTTTTGGACTAAATTAAGTTTAGAAGACAATGAAATGATAGTAGATTTTTCAGGTAAAAATATACCAACATTTCAATGGTTTTATATAGTAATAATACTACTAACTTACCTAGGTTTATTTAATAAGAGAAGAATAAAAAATGAAGTTATAAACCTATTTTATATTATATTCTGTGGATATGGATTATCATATTTAATAACAGAAAACCAAAGTAGATATGCATATATTGTATGTTGGTTATTTATAATATTTGCAGTTTCAGGAATAGAAAGGATAAAAACATGGAGAAGTTCTTAA
- a CDS encoding AbgT family transporter gives MKTNEKKDKSQRGILASIERVGNKLPHPGTIFVILCAIIMVLSAIFAKMGVSVTYTGLDRSTMEIKEMTANVVSLLTPEGIRYMFTSAVTNFTGFAPLGTVLVALLGVGVAEGTGLIGTLLTKLVTSTPKRLITVVVVFAGVMSSIASDAGYVVLVPLGAIIFLSFGRHPLAGLAAAFAGVSGGFSANLIAGPTDALLAGITSEAAKIHPSQMAVGVTDNWYFIMASTILITIIGTIITEKVVEPKLGKYKGNAEEVLTEISTEETRGLKFAGIAALICLVTLVVLLLPGPTGILRNPETGQILKSPFMDSIVLIIALFFFIPGVAYGIGAKKVKDDKDVIALMSKSMATMGGYIVLVFFAAQFVQYFNYTHLGTVIAVKGADFLQGAGITGIPLIIGFVIITAFINLFMGSASAKWAIMAPIFVPMLMNMQYSPALVQMAYRIGDSTTNIISPLMSYFALIVAFAEKYDDEAGAGTLITTMLPYSLAFLIGWTLLLIVWYMLKLPLGPGAGIMM, from the coding sequence ATGAAGACCAATGAAAAGAAGGATAAGTCTCAAAGAGGTATTCTTGCTTCTATTGAGCGAGTAGGTAATAAGCTTCCTCACCCAGGTACAATATTCGTAATTTTATGTGCAATTATAATGGTTTTATCAGCTATATTTGCTAAAATGGGTGTATCAGTAACATATACTGGCTTAGACAGATCTACAATGGAAATTAAAGAAATGACTGCTAATGTAGTAAGCTTACTTACTCCAGAAGGAATAAGATATATGTTTACATCAGCGGTTACAAACTTTACAGGTTTTGCACCACTAGGTACAGTGTTAGTTGCATTACTTGGTGTAGGGGTAGCAGAAGGAACTGGTCTTATTGGAACGTTATTAACTAAGTTAGTAACAAGTACTCCAAAGAGATTAATAACTGTAGTTGTAGTTTTTGCTGGAGTTATGTCAAGTATAGCTTCAGATGCAGGTTACGTAGTTTTAGTTCCATTAGGTGCTATAATTTTCTTAAGTTTTGGACGTCATCCATTAGCTGGTTTAGCTGCAGCTTTTGCTGGGGTTTCAGGTGGATTTAGTGCAAACTTAATTGCAGGACCAACAGATGCTTTATTAGCAGGTATCACATCAGAAGCTGCTAAGATACATCCATCACAAATGGCTGTAGGAGTAACAGATAACTGGTATTTCATAATGGCATCAACAATTCTTATTACAATAATAGGTACTATCATAACAGAAAAAGTAGTAGAACCTAAATTAGGAAAATACAAAGGTAATGCAGAAGAAGTATTAACTGAAATTTCAACAGAAGAAACGAGAGGATTAAAGTTTGCTGGAATAGCAGCATTAATTTGTCTTGTAACATTAGTTGTATTATTACTTCCAGGACCAACAGGAATTTTAAGAAATCCTGAAACTGGACAAATATTAAAATCACCATTTATGGACTCAATAGTTCTTATAATAGCATTATTCTTCTTTATACCAGGAGTTGCTTATGGTATAGGAGCTAAGAAGGTTAAAGATGATAAAGATGTTATTGCATTAATGAGTAAGAGTATGGCAACAATGGGTGGATACATAGTATTAGTATTCTTTGCTGCTCAATTTGTTCAATACTTCAATTACACTCATTTAGGAACAGTAATTGCTGTTAAAGGAGCGGACTTCTTACAAGGTGCAGGAATTACAGGAATTCCACTAATAATAGGATTTGTAATTATTACAGCCTTTATAAACTTATTCATGGGATCAGCTTCAGCTAAGTGGGCTATTATGGCTCCAATATTTGTTCCAATGTTAATGAATATGCAATATTCACCAGCATTAGTTCAAATGGCTTACAGAATAGGTGATTCAACAACAAATATAATCTCACCACTTATGAGTTACTTCGCATTAATAGTTGCTTTCGCAGAAAAATATGATGACGAAGCAGGAGCAGGTACATTAATTACAACTATGCTTCCTTACTCATTAGCATTCTTAATTGGATGGACATTACTATTAATAGTATGGTATATGTTAAAACTTCCATTAGGACCTGGTGCAGGAATAATGATGTAA
- the cls gene encoding cardiolipin synthase has translation MILFSTIIFINLILISAIVILEKKRPEKTIAWILILLLLPPIGLILYIFLGRNWKLNTLNKGITNNLKKLINPIICSNNDTLKDYPSLVKLLAANSYSPLFINNKVYILNGGKEKFKFLKNELIKAKHHIHLEYYIVKNDKIGNEIKDILIDKVKQGVEVRFIIDKMGSIKLKKSYIKELKQAGVDVVFYTYIFAPLLRLVNTQVNYRNHRKIVVIDGSIGFIGGINIGDEYLGKGKLGEWRDCHIMIKGDAVLALQATFLDDYSSIKKCNSENLNLTSSIETYFSQPNSTGNTLMQVIKSGPNSEFPSIMQSMIKMISMAEDYINIVTPYFIPSEGLIDALRIASLSGIKVTIIFPEQADHFTVNHASITYLAELMRCGAKVYLYNKKGFVHSKFLIIDGEICNIGTANMDIRSFELNYEINTVIYDKKITTILNNIFYKDLNNCREYTLKEYDKQSIFNKMLNGLCRLLSSIL, from the coding sequence ATGATATTATTCTCAACTATAATTTTTATAAATTTAATTCTTATAAGTGCAATAGTAATTTTAGAGAAAAAACGTCCTGAAAAAACAATAGCCTGGATTCTAATTTTATTATTATTGCCACCTATAGGATTAATATTATACATCTTTTTAGGCAGGAATTGGAAACTAAACACTTTAAATAAGGGAATCACTAACAATTTAAAGAAACTTATAAATCCAATTATATGTAGCAATAATGATACACTAAAAGATTACCCTTCCTTGGTAAAACTTTTAGCCGCAAATAGTTATTCACCATTATTTATAAATAATAAAGTATATATTCTAAATGGTGGTAAAGAAAAATTTAAATTTTTAAAGAATGAACTTATAAAAGCTAAACATCATATTCATCTTGAATATTACATTGTAAAAAATGATAAGATTGGAAATGAAATAAAAGATATTCTTATAGATAAAGTTAAACAAGGAGTTGAAGTTCGTTTTATAATTGATAAAATGGGTTCTATAAAGTTAAAAAAATCTTATATAAAAGAATTAAAACAAGCTGGAGTGGATGTTGTTTTTTATACTTATATTTTTGCTCCATTATTAAGGTTAGTAAATACTCAAGTTAATTATAGAAATCATCGTAAAATTGTAGTTATAGATGGTTCTATTGGATTTATTGGAGGAATTAATATCGGTGATGAATATTTAGGTAAAGGGAAACTTGGAGAATGGAGAGATTGTCACATAATGATAAAAGGAGATGCCGTTTTAGCTCTTCAAGCAACCTTTCTTGATGATTATTCATCTATAAAAAAATGTAATAGTGAAAATCTCAATCTAACTTCTTCTATAGAAACCTATTTTTCTCAACCTAACTCTACTGGCAATACACTTATGCAGGTAATTAAAAGTGGCCCTAACTCAGAATTTCCCTCCATAATGCAAAGTATGATAAAGATGATTAGTATGGCTGAAGATTATATAAATATAGTAACGCCTTATTTTATTCCAAGTGAAGGTCTTATAGATGCATTAAGAATAGCATCTCTTAGTGGAATAAAAGTTACTATAATATTTCCAGAACAAGCAGATCACTTTACTGTAAATCATGCTTCAATAACTTATCTAGCTGAGTTAATGCGTTGTGGAGCTAAAGTTTATTTATATAATAAAAAGGGATTTGTTCATTCCAAATTCCTTATAATAGATGGTGAAATCTGCAATATAGGTACAGCTAATATGGATATTAGAAGCTTTGAACTAAACTACGAGATAAATACTGTTATTTATGATAAAAAAATTACTACTATCCTTAATAATATTTTTTATAAGGATTTAAATAATTGCCGTGAATATACTTTAAAAGAATATGATAAACAATCTATATTTAACAAAATGTTAAATGGTTTATGTCGCTTACTATCCTCTATTCTATGA